In Myxococcus stipitatus, the following are encoded in one genomic region:
- a CDS encoding serine/threonine-protein kinase: MLLRWRGAGEEGVPIDFYRGERIGKYEVVTQLSVGGMAELFLGFTSGPGGFRKYVVIKRILPDVRDNAQFERMFLDEARITAAFNHPNIAQVFDLGQEDDGLYLAMEFIAGQNLNQLTGACLRRKQQVPLGFTLSVVRDVCMALHYAHTFTAPSGEPSPVIHRDVAQKNVMVTYDGVVKLLDFGIAKAKGSLERTHAGTVKGTTGYMSPEQVRGEKLDGRSDLFSVGVMMHEMLTGARLFAGSTERDEMMKILEAPIPWPSHVTPHVPEQVSRVVMQALERSREKRFANGRDMARAIEAAASSLIQDADHRASMMKELFAERMAATRALLESAEGTASSLMVDSAKRALRGDDGPYLPVREDTATPRSGNEPVPGKKPSRRVATVKKSQPPPEDETLTPAQRMRSNVLWGLLLLGILAGGGYGAVRLSRALDSTVEPIPEVPAYDSRLAVFPEPGDGGTVVAKKPAEPIKPAPSRKEQPADDDVKTERVVATRPGRATGKLSLNVKGQSAPIYLGKQRLGTMPLLGVELPAGKHTLRIVDPQGEKRSLVVVIAAGETTRLNFESWQDLQ; encoded by the coding sequence GTGCTGCTCCGGTGGCGGGGCGCTGGCGAGGAAGGTGTACCCATCGATTTCTATCGCGGCGAGCGCATCGGGAAGTACGAGGTCGTCACGCAGTTGTCCGTGGGTGGCATGGCCGAGCTGTTCCTCGGCTTCACTTCCGGTCCAGGTGGCTTCCGCAAGTACGTGGTCATCAAGCGCATCCTTCCGGATGTCCGCGACAACGCGCAGTTCGAGCGGATGTTCTTGGATGAGGCGCGCATCACCGCGGCCTTCAACCACCCCAACATCGCGCAGGTGTTCGACCTGGGGCAGGAGGATGACGGGCTCTACCTGGCCATGGAGTTCATCGCCGGGCAGAACCTGAACCAGCTCACCGGCGCGTGCCTGCGCCGCAAGCAGCAGGTGCCGTTGGGCTTCACCCTGTCGGTGGTGCGCGACGTCTGCATGGCGCTGCACTACGCGCACACCTTCACCGCGCCCTCGGGCGAGCCCAGCCCCGTCATCCACCGCGACGTCGCGCAGAAGAACGTCATGGTGACGTACGACGGCGTGGTGAAGCTGCTCGACTTCGGCATCGCCAAGGCGAAGGGCAGTCTGGAGCGCACGCACGCGGGCACGGTGAAGGGCACCACGGGCTACATGTCCCCGGAGCAGGTGCGCGGCGAGAAGCTGGATGGCCGCAGCGACCTGTTCTCCGTGGGCGTGATGATGCACGAGATGCTCACCGGCGCGCGCCTGTTCGCGGGGAGCACCGAGCGCGACGAGATGATGAAGATTCTCGAGGCGCCCATCCCCTGGCCCTCCCACGTCACGCCCCACGTGCCGGAGCAGGTGTCCCGGGTGGTGATGCAGGCGCTGGAGCGCAGCCGCGAGAAGCGCTTCGCCAACGGCCGGGACATGGCGCGCGCCATCGAGGCGGCGGCCAGCTCGTTGATTCAGGACGCGGACCACCGCGCCTCGATGATGAAGGAGCTCTTCGCGGAGCGGATGGCGGCCACGCGTGCGCTCCTGGAGAGCGCGGAGGGCACGGCCAGCTCCCTCATGGTGGACTCCGCCAAGCGCGCCCTCCGAGGAGATGACGGGCCGTACCTGCCCGTGCGCGAGGACACCGCCACGCCCAGGAGCGGGAACGAGCCGGTGCCGGGCAAGAAGCCCTCGCGCCGGGTGGCGACGGTGAAGAAGTCCCAACCTCCCCCCGAGGACGAGACGCTCACGCCCGCGCAGCGCATGCGCTCCAACGTGCTGTGGGGCCTGTTGCTGCTCGGCATCCTCGCGGGGGGTGGCTACGGCGCCGTGCGCTTGAGCCGCGCGCTGGACTCGACGGTGGAGCCCATCCCGGAGGTGCCCGCGTACGACTCGCGGCTGGCCGTCTTCCCGGAGCCCGGTGACGGGGGCACGGTGGTGGCGAAGAAGCCCGCGGAGCCCATCAAGCCGGCGCCCTCCCGGAAGGAACAACCGGCGGACGATGACGTGAAGACGGAGCGCGTGGTCGCCACACGGCCCGGCCGCGCCACGGGGAAGCTGTCGCTCAACGTGAAGGGCCAGTCGGCCCCCATCTACCTCGGCAAGCAGAGGCTGGGGACCATGCCCTTGCTCGGAGTGGAGCTGCCGGCGGGCAAGCACACGCTGCGAATCGTCGACCCCCAGGGCGAGAAGCGCTCGCTCGTCGTGGTGATTGCCGCGGGTGAGACGACGCGGTTGAACTTCGAGAGCTGGCAGGACCTGCAGTAG
- the gshB gene encoding glutathione synthase, with protein MAALTIGFLMDPLETVRVDHDSTFALMLEAQKRGHQVLYFEQGWLRFNGRAAEARMRHVTVRREVGRHFDVLDEVPRELSELDVLFLRKDPPVDVEFLHATQMVELCPERPPVYLNHPAGIRDANEKLFSLRYADLMPDTRITRELPVLMDFIARNEQGTILKPVDGFGGKGILFLTPGDRNARSAVELLTQGGREAVVAQAYIPESRLGDKRILMVDGDPVGGVLRVPSGDDHRGNMAAGGTPHKAVLTARDREICERLKPELRKRGLLFVGIDVLGDYLTEVNVTSPTGVVEANLLDDVCIEAHVIDLAERLAAEQRPAR; from the coding sequence ATGGCCGCGCTCACTATTGGCTTCCTGATGGACCCGCTCGAGACGGTGCGGGTGGACCACGATTCCACCTTCGCGCTGATGTTGGAGGCGCAGAAGCGGGGCCACCAGGTGCTCTACTTCGAGCAGGGGTGGTTGCGCTTCAACGGGCGGGCAGCGGAGGCGCGCATGCGCCACGTCACCGTGCGCCGGGAGGTGGGGCGGCACTTCGACGTGCTCGACGAGGTGCCTCGCGAGCTGTCGGAGCTCGACGTGCTCTTTCTTCGCAAGGACCCGCCGGTGGACGTGGAGTTCCTCCACGCCACGCAGATGGTGGAGCTGTGTCCGGAGCGGCCGCCCGTCTACCTGAACCACCCGGCGGGCATCCGCGACGCGAACGAGAAGCTCTTCTCGCTGCGCTACGCGGACTTGATGCCGGACACGCGCATCACGCGCGAGCTGCCGGTGCTGATGGACTTCATCGCGCGCAACGAGCAGGGCACCATCCTCAAGCCCGTGGATGGCTTTGGTGGGAAGGGCATCCTCTTCCTGACTCCGGGGGACCGGAACGCGCGCTCGGCGGTGGAGCTGCTCACGCAGGGTGGCCGCGAGGCCGTCGTCGCGCAGGCGTACATCCCCGAGAGCCGCCTGGGCGACAAGCGCATCCTGATGGTGGACGGCGATCCGGTGGGCGGAGTGCTGCGCGTGCCCTCGGGCGATGACCACCGGGGCAACATGGCCGCGGGAGGCACGCCCCACAAGGCGGTGCTCACCGCCCGGGACCGCGAAATCTGCGAGCGGCTCAAGCCCGAGCTCCGCAAGCGCGGGCTGCTGTTCGTGGGCATCGATGTGCTGGGCGACTACCTCACCGAGGTGAATGTCACGAGCCCCACGGGCGTGGTGGAGGCCAACCTCCTGGACGACGTGTGCATCGAGGCCCACGTCATCGACCTGGCCGAGCGACTCGCCGCCGAGCAGCGCCCCGCGCGCTGA